The Salvia miltiorrhiza cultivar Shanhuang (shh) chromosome 1, IMPLAD_Smil_shh, whole genome shotgun sequence genome has a window encoding:
- the LOC131005944 gene encoding uncharacterized protein LOC131005944: MNSAKIEKSLRDWKLPPSSPSDVFKRRRFLNFSSEPSCIIKTVEKEIPLSEEYASFPLFTDHLQRVYKNQYAYLHMGMIQVGVKPTKLGSNTSVIISLRDKRFLKFDESLLGLVESSLCDGPIYFSYFPTHFVSLSDPHLSETFTIDIKTQGCSKDENVILMYKFHYKATNSNNIDEKNVSRSLVDGDRETTLFLTNIFGGRNRVVSKKIYWDQVSLPEAWMDRNDGGGGSVSSGEARIDWKEAAEAHVLKVDVPGFKKGEVRVEVEGGRVLQISGERRKEEEESDGKWHCEERSGGGRFLRRVTMPENAKLGEVKVSLEDGVLTVTVPKGEVQRKPEVVVIDISG; this comes from the coding sequence ATGAActctgcaaaaattgaaaaatctcTTCGAGATTGGAAACTGCCCCCATCTTCACCCTCGGATGTCTTTAAGCGAAGACGTTTCCTCAATTTTTCTTCTGAACCTTCTTGTATAATCAAAACCGTAGAGAAAGAAATTCCCTTATCTGAGGAATACGCATCGTTTCCTCTCTTCACCGATCATCTTCAAAGAGTTTACAAAAACCAATACGCCTACCTTCATATGGGAATGATTCAGGTGGGTGTGAAACCTACGAAGCTAGGCTCGAACACCTCTGTAATAATATCCCTTCGCGACAAGAGATTTCTAAAATTTGATGAATCTTTGTTAGGATTGGTTGAATCAAGTCTATGCGATGGCCCCATTTATTTCTCCTACTTTCCTACCCATTTTGTTAGTTTGTCAGATCCTCATCTGAGCGAAACCTTCACCATTGATATCAAAACCCAAGGATGTAGTAAGGATGAGAACGTGATTCTCATGTATAAATTCCACTATAAAGCGACGAATAGTAATAACATTGACGAGAAAAATGTGTCGCGTAGTCTCGTTGATGGGGATCGAGAAACGACTTTGTTTCTTACTAATATTTTTGGTGGGAGAAATCGTGTGGTTTCGAAGAAGATCTACTGGGATCAGGTTTCATTGCCTGAGGCATGGATGGATAGAAACGACGGCGGTGGCGGCTCAGTTTCCTCCGGTGAGGCTCGCATCGACTGGAaggaggcggcggaggcgcACGTGTTGAAGGTGGATGTTCCCGGATTCAAAAAGGGGGAAGTTAGGGTTGAGGTTGAAGGCGGTAGAGTTCTCCAAATTAGTGGGGAGAGGAggaaggaggaggaggagagcgATGGCAAGTGGCATTGTGAGGAGAGGAGCGGCGGAGGGAGATTCCTCCGCCGCGTGACGATGCCGGAGAATGCCAAATTGGGTGAGGTGAAGGTGAGTTTGGAGGATGGGGTGCTGACGGTGACGGTGCCCAAGGGGGAAGTCCAACGGAAGCCGGAAGTGGTGGTTATCGATATTTCTGGTTAA
- the LOC131005947 gene encoding uncharacterized protein LOC131005947, giving the protein MNSAKIEKSLKSLHDWKLPPSSPSDAFKRRCFFKFSSQPSSSTVKTIEKEIRLSEGYATFPLFPDHLQRVYKNKYSFLQMEMIQVGVKPTKLGSNTSVIISLRDKRLIKFNESLLGLVESSLCDGPIYFYFFPSYCVHMSDRNLCEAFTVDIKTQGCSKDENVILMYKFHYKPTFSNNDFNKKKSIHIGETTLFLTNLVGGRNRVVSKKIYWDQVSLPEAWFVRNDGGGSVSSGEARVDWKEAAEAHVLKVDVPGFKKGEVRVEVEGGKVLQISGERRKEESDGKWHCMERTGGGRFLRRVTMPENAKLGEVKASLEDGVLTVTVPKGEVQRKPEVVVIDISG; this is encoded by the coding sequence ATGAActctgcaaaaattgaaaaatctcTAAAATCTCTTCATGATTGGAAACTGCCTCCATCTTCACCCTCAGATGCTTTTAAGCGAAGgtgttttttcaaattttcttcTCAACCTTCTTCTTCTACAGTCAAAACCATAGAGAAAGAAATTCGCTTATCTGAGGGATACGCAACGTTTCCTCTCTTCCCTGATCATCTTCAAAGAGTTTATAAAAACAAATATTCCTTCCTtcagatggaaatgattcaggTGGGTGTGAAACCTACGAAACTAGGTTCGAACACCTCTGTAATAATATCTCTTCGCGACAAGAGGcttataaaatttaatgaatcTTTGTTAGGGTTGGTTGAATCAAGTTTATGCGATGGCCCCATTTATTTCTACTTCTTTCCTTCCTATTGTGTTCATATGTCAGATCGTAATCTATGCGAAGCCTTTACCGTTGATATCAAAACCCAAGGATGTAGTAAGGATGAGAACGTGATTCTTATGTATAAATTCCATTATAAACCGACGTTTAGTAATAATGATTTTAACAAGAAAAAGAGTATTCACATTGGAGAAACGACTTTGTTCCTTACAAATCTTGTTGGTGGGAGAAATCGTGTGGTTTCGAAGAAGATCTACTGGGATCAGGTTTCATTGCCTGAGGCATGGTTTGTTAGAAACGACGGCGGCGGCTCAGTTTCCTCCGGTGAGGCTCGCGTCGACTGGAaggaggcggcggaggcgcACGTGTTGAAGGTGGATGTTCCCGGATTCAAGAAGGGGGAAGTTAGGGTTGAGGTTGAAGGTGGTAAAGTTCTCCAAATTAGTGGGGAGAGGAGGAAGGAGGAGAGCGATGGGAAGTGGCATTGCATGGAGAGGACCGGCGGAGGGAGATTCCTCCGCCGCGTGACGATGCCGGAGAATGCCAAATTGGGTGAGGTGAAGGCGAGTTTGGAGGACGGGGTGCTGACGGTGACGGTGCCCAAGGGGGAAGTCCAACGGAAGCCGGAAGTGGTGGTTATCGATATTTCTGGTTAA
- the LOC131006025 gene encoding 18.1 kDa class I heat shock protein-like, with product MWWISRVVFPWMREGKRRCTSLILLGAIAWCRRRSLGMGWEAAAAAARERWGALTFDWKETARAHVLKVDVPGFRREEVRVEVVGGRVLQISGERSNEEEEEGGVWHYEERSGGKFLRRLRLPENAKVDEVKATVKNGVLTVTVAKEEVGLKSEVKVVDISD from the coding sequence ATGTGGTGGATTTCTCGAGTCGTTTTCCCGTGGATGAGAGAGGGAAAACGACGCTGCACCTCACTGATATTGCTCGGAGCAATCGCGTGGTGTCGAAGACGATCTCTTGGGATGGGgtgggaggcggcggcggcggcggcgagggaGAGGTGGGGAGCGCTGACGTTTGACTGGAAGGAGACGGCGAGGGCGCATGTGTTGAAGGTGGATGTTCCCGGTTTCAGGAGAGAGGAAGTTAGGGTTGAGGTTGTAGGTGGTAGGGTTTTACAGATTAGTGGGGAGAGAAGCaacgaggaggaggaggagggcggCGTGTGGCACTATGAGGAGAGGAGCGGCGGGAAGTTCCTCCGGCGCTTGAGGCTGCCGGAGAATGCCAAGGTGGATGAGGTGAAGGCGACGGTGAAGAATGGGGTGCTGACGGTGACGGTGGCCAAGGAGGAAGTTGGTTTGAAATCAGAAGTCAAGGTCGTTGATATTTCTGATTAA
- the LOC131006016 gene encoding 18.2 kDa class I heat shock protein-like, whose protein sequence is MSLIPSFFGNRRSNVFDPFSLDVWDPFEGFNFPSSARETTAVANARIDWKETPEAHVFNVDVPGLKKEEVKVEVEDGGILQISGERSKEQEEKNDKWHRVERSSGKFLRRFKLPENAKLEQVKAAMENGVLTVTVPKEEVKKPEVKAIDISG, encoded by the coding sequence ATGTCTCTGATTCCGAGCTTCTTCGGCAACCGCCGCAGCAACGTCTTCGACCCATTCTCCCTCGATGTTTGGGATCCCTTCGAGGGGTTTAATTTCCCCTCCTCCGCCCGTGAAACCACCGCGGTGGCCAACGCCCGCATCGACTGGAAAGAGACGCCGGAGGCTCATGTGTTCAACGTGGATGTTCCCGGATtgaagaaagaggaagttaagGTGGAGGTCGAAGATGGTGGAATTCTGCAGATCAGTGGAGAGAGAAGTAAAGAGCAGGAGGAGAAGAATGACAAGTGGCACCGCGTGGAGAGGAGCAGCGGGAAGTTCCTCCGCCGCTTCAAGCTGCCGGAGAATGCGAAGCTGGAGCAGGTGAAGGCGGCCATGGAGAATGGGGTGCTGACTGTGACGGTGCCTAAAGAGGAAGTGAAGAAGCCAGAAGTCAAGGCCATTGATATCTCTggttaa
- the LOC131005894 gene encoding 7-deoxyloganetic acid glucosyl transferase-like isoform X1 produces the protein MHINSYSHSRILNNPKYQNIMSSKLEEELPPHVVIFPFPAQGHMNCMLNLAHLFCLTDFHVTFVVSEFSHRLLLSSTSVPATFAAYPGFQFRSIPDGLPDHHPRSGAKAADVVPAVTNHMVPLFKKMMAEEDFLASPHRRPATCFVADGFFTFAVDFAEENGIPLIYFRTPSASYFWAYFHVDDLIQAQEIPINAEKSMDLLVEGVPGMKGFLRRRDLPGFFRTYDLNEPLLQSLAVATKQIVRAQAVIFNTFDDLEGPIVSLMLEKLPRIFTIGPIHEQQKSKLMEKKSEASAVAANFWAEDRSCIDWLSAQPRRSVIYVSFGSTTVVTREQLMEFWHGLVNSSQRFLWVMRPDSVAGKDGDGRVPAELAEGAKEKGYFVKWVPQEEVLNHPAVGGFLTHSGWNSTLESIVAGVPMICWPYFGDQTINSRFVSEVWKIGVDIKDTCDRLIIEEVIREVMVVRKDEFLERADGMAKMAKKAVERGVEHGPLIQAQAQIHRSLKCEK, from the exons ATGCATATAAACAGTTACAGTCATTCGAGGATTTTGAATAAcccaaaatatcaaaatattatGAGTTCCAAATTAGAAGAGGAGCTGCCGCCGCACGTGGTGATTTTCCCATTTCCGGCGCAGGGCCACATGAATTGCATGCTCAATCTCGCTCATCTCTTCTGTTTAACCGACTTCCACGTCACCTTCGTCGTGTCGGAATTCAGCCACCGCCTCCTCCTCAGCAGCACCTCCGTCCCCGCCACCTTCGCCGCCTATCCCGGCTTCCAGTTCCGGAGCATCCCCGACGGCCTCCCCGACCACCACCCCCGCTCCGGTGCGAAAGCCGCCGATGTCGTTCCCGCCGTCACAAACCACATGGTCCCACTTTTCAAGAAAATGATGGCGGAGGAAGACTTCCTCGCTTCCCCCCATCGTAGGCCGGCCACGTGCTTCGTCGCCGACGGCTTTTTCACTTTCGCCGTCGACTTCGCGGAGGAGAACGGCATTCCCTTGATCTATTTCCGAACTCCTAGCGCCTCCTACTTCTGGGCTTATTTTCATGTTGATGATCTCATTCAAGCTCAAGAAATTCCCATCAATG CAGAGAAGTCGATGGATTTATTAGTGGAAGGCGTGCCAGGAATGAAAGGATTCCTCCGCCGCCGCGACCTGCCGGGATTCTTCCGCACCTACGACTTAAACGAGCCGCTTCTTCAGAGCTTAGCTGTGGCGACGAAGCAAATCGTACGAGCACAAGCAGTCATATTCAACACTTTCGATGATTTGGAGGGGCCGATCGTATCACTCATGCTCGAGAAATTGCCAAGAATCTTCACTATCGGTCCAATCCACGAGCAGCAGAAATCAAAGCTGATGGAAAAGAAATCCGAGGCCTCGGCCGTCGCAGCCAATTTCTGGGCGGAGGATCGGAGCTGCATAGATTGGCTCAGCGCTCAGCCTCGGAGATCGGTGATCTATGTGAGCTTCGGGAGCACGACGGTTGTGACGAGAGAGCAATTGATGGAGTTCTGGCATGGTTTGGTGAATAGCTCGCAGAGATTCTTGTGGGTGATGCGGCCGGACTCCGTCGCCGGAAAAGATGGAGACGGCCGAGTTCCGGCGGAGCTGGCGGAGGGTGCTAAAGAAAAGGGTTACTTTGTGAAGTGGGTCCCGCAGGAGGAGGTGCTCAACCATCCCGCGGTGGGAGGGTTCCTTACGCACAGCGGATGGAACTCGACTCTCGAGAGCATTGTTGCCGGCGTGCCGATGATCTGTTGGCCTTATTTTGGCGACCAAACTATTAATAGTAGGTTCGTGAGTGAGGTTTGGAAGATAGGCGTTGATATTAAAGATACGTGCGATAGATTGATTATTGAAGAGGTGATCAGAGAGGTTATGGTAGTGAGGAAGGATGAATTCTTGGAAAGAGCAGATGGTATGGCAAAAATGGCTAAGAAGGCTGTGGAAAGAGGAG TGGAGCATGGGCCGTTAATTCAAGCCCAAGCCCAAATTCATAGAAGCCTCAAATGCGAGAAGTGA
- the LOC131005894 gene encoding 7-deoxyloganetic acid glucosyl transferase-like isoform X2, with protein sequence MHINSYSHSRILNNPKYQNIMSSKLEEELPPHVVIFPFPAQGHMNCMLNLAHLFCLTDFHVTFVVSEFSHRLLLSSTSVPATFAAYPGFQFRSIPDGLPDHHPRSGAKAADVVPAVTNHMVPLFKKMMAEEDFLASPHRRPATCFVADGFFTFAVDFAEENGIPLIYFRTPSASYFWAYFHVDDLIQAQEIPINEKSMDLLVEGVPGMKGFLRRRDLPGFFRTYDLNEPLLQSLAVATKQIVRAQAVIFNTFDDLEGPIVSLMLEKLPRIFTIGPIHEQQKSKLMEKKSEASAVAANFWAEDRSCIDWLSAQPRRSVIYVSFGSTTVVTREQLMEFWHGLVNSSQRFLWVMRPDSVAGKDGDGRVPAELAEGAKEKGYFVKWVPQEEVLNHPAVGGFLTHSGWNSTLESIVAGVPMICWPYFGDQTINSRFVSEVWKIGVDIKDTCDRLIIEEVIREVMVVRKDEFLERADGMAKMAKKAVERGVEHGPLIQAQAQIHRSLKCEK encoded by the exons ATGCATATAAACAGTTACAGTCATTCGAGGATTTTGAATAAcccaaaatatcaaaatattatGAGTTCCAAATTAGAAGAGGAGCTGCCGCCGCACGTGGTGATTTTCCCATTTCCGGCGCAGGGCCACATGAATTGCATGCTCAATCTCGCTCATCTCTTCTGTTTAACCGACTTCCACGTCACCTTCGTCGTGTCGGAATTCAGCCACCGCCTCCTCCTCAGCAGCACCTCCGTCCCCGCCACCTTCGCCGCCTATCCCGGCTTCCAGTTCCGGAGCATCCCCGACGGCCTCCCCGACCACCACCCCCGCTCCGGTGCGAAAGCCGCCGATGTCGTTCCCGCCGTCACAAACCACATGGTCCCACTTTTCAAGAAAATGATGGCGGAGGAAGACTTCCTCGCTTCCCCCCATCGTAGGCCGGCCACGTGCTTCGTCGCCGACGGCTTTTTCACTTTCGCCGTCGACTTCGCGGAGGAGAACGGCATTCCCTTGATCTATTTCCGAACTCCTAGCGCCTCCTACTTCTGGGCTTATTTTCATGTTGATGATCTCATTCAAGCTCAAGAAATTCCCATCAATG AGAAGTCGATGGATTTATTAGTGGAAGGCGTGCCAGGAATGAAAGGATTCCTCCGCCGCCGCGACCTGCCGGGATTCTTCCGCACCTACGACTTAAACGAGCCGCTTCTTCAGAGCTTAGCTGTGGCGACGAAGCAAATCGTACGAGCACAAGCAGTCATATTCAACACTTTCGATGATTTGGAGGGGCCGATCGTATCACTCATGCTCGAGAAATTGCCAAGAATCTTCACTATCGGTCCAATCCACGAGCAGCAGAAATCAAAGCTGATGGAAAAGAAATCCGAGGCCTCGGCCGTCGCAGCCAATTTCTGGGCGGAGGATCGGAGCTGCATAGATTGGCTCAGCGCTCAGCCTCGGAGATCGGTGATCTATGTGAGCTTCGGGAGCACGACGGTTGTGACGAGAGAGCAATTGATGGAGTTCTGGCATGGTTTGGTGAATAGCTCGCAGAGATTCTTGTGGGTGATGCGGCCGGACTCCGTCGCCGGAAAAGATGGAGACGGCCGAGTTCCGGCGGAGCTGGCGGAGGGTGCTAAAGAAAAGGGTTACTTTGTGAAGTGGGTCCCGCAGGAGGAGGTGCTCAACCATCCCGCGGTGGGAGGGTTCCTTACGCACAGCGGATGGAACTCGACTCTCGAGAGCATTGTTGCCGGCGTGCCGATGATCTGTTGGCCTTATTTTGGCGACCAAACTATTAATAGTAGGTTCGTGAGTGAGGTTTGGAAGATAGGCGTTGATATTAAAGATACGTGCGATAGATTGATTATTGAAGAGGTGATCAGAGAGGTTATGGTAGTGAGGAAGGATGAATTCTTGGAAAGAGCAGATGGTATGGCAAAAATGGCTAAGAAGGCTGTGGAAAGAGGAG TGGAGCATGGGCCGTTAATTCAAGCCCAAGCCCAAATTCATAGAAGCCTCAAATGCGAGAAGTGA
- the LOC131005894 gene encoding 7-deoxyloganetic acid glucosyl transferase-like isoform X4, producing MHINSYSHSRILNNPKYQNIMSSKLEEELPPHVVIFPFPAQGHMNCMLNLAHLFCLTDFHVTFVVSEFSHRLLLSSTSVPATFAAYPGFQFRSIPDGLPDHHPRSGAKAADVVPAVTNHMVPLFKKMMAEEDFLASPHRRPATCFVADGFFTFAVDFAEENGIPLIYFRTPSASYFWAYFHVDDLIQAQEIPINEKSMDLLVEGVPGMKGFLRRRDLPGFFRTYDLNEPLLQSLAVATKQIVRAQAVIFNTFDDLEGPIVSLMLEKLPRIFTIGPIHEQQKSKLMEKKSEASAVAANFWAEDRSCIDWLSAQPRRSVIYVSFGSTTVVTREQLMEFWHGLVNSSQRFLWVMRPDSVAGKDGDGRVPAELAEGAKEKGYFVKWVPQEEVLNHPAVGGFLTHSGWNSTLESIVAGVPMICWPYFGDQTINSRFVSEVWKIGVDIKDTCDRLIIEEVIREVMVVRKDEFLERADGMAKMAKKAVERGGSSYRNLDALIEFIKSFIT from the exons ATGCATATAAACAGTTACAGTCATTCGAGGATTTTGAATAAcccaaaatatcaaaatattatGAGTTCCAAATTAGAAGAGGAGCTGCCGCCGCACGTGGTGATTTTCCCATTTCCGGCGCAGGGCCACATGAATTGCATGCTCAATCTCGCTCATCTCTTCTGTTTAACCGACTTCCACGTCACCTTCGTCGTGTCGGAATTCAGCCACCGCCTCCTCCTCAGCAGCACCTCCGTCCCCGCCACCTTCGCCGCCTATCCCGGCTTCCAGTTCCGGAGCATCCCCGACGGCCTCCCCGACCACCACCCCCGCTCCGGTGCGAAAGCCGCCGATGTCGTTCCCGCCGTCACAAACCACATGGTCCCACTTTTCAAGAAAATGATGGCGGAGGAAGACTTCCTCGCTTCCCCCCATCGTAGGCCGGCCACGTGCTTCGTCGCCGACGGCTTTTTCACTTTCGCCGTCGACTTCGCGGAGGAGAACGGCATTCCCTTGATCTATTTCCGAACTCCTAGCGCCTCCTACTTCTGGGCTTATTTTCATGTTGATGATCTCATTCAAGCTCAAGAAATTCCCATCAATG AGAAGTCGATGGATTTATTAGTGGAAGGCGTGCCAGGAATGAAAGGATTCCTCCGCCGCCGCGACCTGCCGGGATTCTTCCGCACCTACGACTTAAACGAGCCGCTTCTTCAGAGCTTAGCTGTGGCGACGAAGCAAATCGTACGAGCACAAGCAGTCATATTCAACACTTTCGATGATTTGGAGGGGCCGATCGTATCACTCATGCTCGAGAAATTGCCAAGAATCTTCACTATCGGTCCAATCCACGAGCAGCAGAAATCAAAGCTGATGGAAAAGAAATCCGAGGCCTCGGCCGTCGCAGCCAATTTCTGGGCGGAGGATCGGAGCTGCATAGATTGGCTCAGCGCTCAGCCTCGGAGATCGGTGATCTATGTGAGCTTCGGGAGCACGACGGTTGTGACGAGAGAGCAATTGATGGAGTTCTGGCATGGTTTGGTGAATAGCTCGCAGAGATTCTTGTGGGTGATGCGGCCGGACTCCGTCGCCGGAAAAGATGGAGACGGCCGAGTTCCGGCGGAGCTGGCGGAGGGTGCTAAAGAAAAGGGTTACTTTGTGAAGTGGGTCCCGCAGGAGGAGGTGCTCAACCATCCCGCGGTGGGAGGGTTCCTTACGCACAGCGGATGGAACTCGACTCTCGAGAGCATTGTTGCCGGCGTGCCGATGATCTGTTGGCCTTATTTTGGCGACCAAACTATTAATAGTAGGTTCGTGAGTGAGGTTTGGAAGATAGGCGTTGATATTAAAGATACGTGCGATAGATTGATTATTGAAGAGGTGATCAGAGAGGTTATGGTAGTGAGGAAGGATGAATTCTTGGAAAGAGCAGATGGTATGGCAAAAATGGCTAAGAAGGCTGTGGAAAGAGGAGGTTCGTCCTATAGGAATTTGGATGCTCTAATTGAGTTTATCAAGTCATTCATAacttga
- the LOC131005894 gene encoding 7-deoxyloganetic acid glucosyl transferase-like isoform X3: MHINSYSHSRILNNPKYQNIMSSKLEEELPPHVVIFPFPAQGHMNCMLNLAHLFCLTDFHVTFVVSEFSHRLLLSSTSVPATFAAYPGFQFRSIPDGLPDHHPRSGAKAADVVPAVTNHMVPLFKKMMAEEDFLASPHRRPATCFVADGFFTFAVDFAEENGIPLIYFRTPSASYFWAYFHVDDLIQAQEIPINAEKSMDLLVEGVPGMKGFLRRRDLPGFFRTYDLNEPLLQSLAVATKQIVRAQAVIFNTFDDLEGPIVSLMLEKLPRIFTIGPIHEQQKSKLMEKKSEASAVAANFWAEDRSCIDWLSAQPRRSVIYVSFGSTTVVTREQLMEFWHGLVNSSQRFLWVMRPDSVAGKDGDGRVPAELAEGAKEKGYFVKWVPQEEVLNHPAVGGFLTHSGWNSTLESIVAGVPMICWPYFGDQTINSRFVSEVWKIGVDIKDTCDRLIIEEVIREVMVVRKDEFLERADGMAKMAKKAVERGGSSYRNLDALIEFIKSFIT, translated from the exons ATGCATATAAACAGTTACAGTCATTCGAGGATTTTGAATAAcccaaaatatcaaaatattatGAGTTCCAAATTAGAAGAGGAGCTGCCGCCGCACGTGGTGATTTTCCCATTTCCGGCGCAGGGCCACATGAATTGCATGCTCAATCTCGCTCATCTCTTCTGTTTAACCGACTTCCACGTCACCTTCGTCGTGTCGGAATTCAGCCACCGCCTCCTCCTCAGCAGCACCTCCGTCCCCGCCACCTTCGCCGCCTATCCCGGCTTCCAGTTCCGGAGCATCCCCGACGGCCTCCCCGACCACCACCCCCGCTCCGGTGCGAAAGCCGCCGATGTCGTTCCCGCCGTCACAAACCACATGGTCCCACTTTTCAAGAAAATGATGGCGGAGGAAGACTTCCTCGCTTCCCCCCATCGTAGGCCGGCCACGTGCTTCGTCGCCGACGGCTTTTTCACTTTCGCCGTCGACTTCGCGGAGGAGAACGGCATTCCCTTGATCTATTTCCGAACTCCTAGCGCCTCCTACTTCTGGGCTTATTTTCATGTTGATGATCTCATTCAAGCTCAAGAAATTCCCATCAATG CAGAGAAGTCGATGGATTTATTAGTGGAAGGCGTGCCAGGAATGAAAGGATTCCTCCGCCGCCGCGACCTGCCGGGATTCTTCCGCACCTACGACTTAAACGAGCCGCTTCTTCAGAGCTTAGCTGTGGCGACGAAGCAAATCGTACGAGCACAAGCAGTCATATTCAACACTTTCGATGATTTGGAGGGGCCGATCGTATCACTCATGCTCGAGAAATTGCCAAGAATCTTCACTATCGGTCCAATCCACGAGCAGCAGAAATCAAAGCTGATGGAAAAGAAATCCGAGGCCTCGGCCGTCGCAGCCAATTTCTGGGCGGAGGATCGGAGCTGCATAGATTGGCTCAGCGCTCAGCCTCGGAGATCGGTGATCTATGTGAGCTTCGGGAGCACGACGGTTGTGACGAGAGAGCAATTGATGGAGTTCTGGCATGGTTTGGTGAATAGCTCGCAGAGATTCTTGTGGGTGATGCGGCCGGACTCCGTCGCCGGAAAAGATGGAGACGGCCGAGTTCCGGCGGAGCTGGCGGAGGGTGCTAAAGAAAAGGGTTACTTTGTGAAGTGGGTCCCGCAGGAGGAGGTGCTCAACCATCCCGCGGTGGGAGGGTTCCTTACGCACAGCGGATGGAACTCGACTCTCGAGAGCATTGTTGCCGGCGTGCCGATGATCTGTTGGCCTTATTTTGGCGACCAAACTATTAATAGTAGGTTCGTGAGTGAGGTTTGGAAGATAGGCGTTGATATTAAAGATACGTGCGATAGATTGATTATTGAAGAGGTGATCAGAGAGGTTATGGTAGTGAGGAAGGATGAATTCTTGGAAAGAGCAGATGGTATGGCAAAAATGGCTAAGAAGGCTGTGGAAAGAGGAGGTTCGTCCTATAGGAATTTGGATGCTCTAATTGAGTTTATCAAGTCATTCATAacttga
- the LOC131005994 gene encoding 17.8 kDa class I heat shock protein-like produces MNLLLHRIPHQPIPVIHPNFSAIKQSHILILFSRKLKMSLIPSFFGNRRSNVFDPFSLDIWDPFEGFPLSSAVANFPSSARETTAVANARIDWKETPEAHVFNVDVPGLKKEEVKVEVEDGGILQISGERSKEQEEKNDKWHRVERSSGKFLRRFRLPENAKLEQVKAAMENGVLTVTVPKEEVKKPEVKAIDISG; encoded by the coding sequence ATGAACCTCCTTCTTCACCGAATTCCCCATCAACCAATTCCAGTGATACATCCCAATTTCTCAGCAATCAAACAATCGCACATTTTAATTCTCTTCAGTAGAAAGCTAAAAATGTCTCTGATTCCGAGCTTCTTCGGCAACCGCCGCAGCAACGTCTTCGACCCATTCTCCCTCGATATTTGGGATCCCTTCGAGGGGTTTCCTCTCTCCAGCGCCGTCGCCAACTTCCCCTCCTCCGCCCGTGAAACGACCGCGGTGGCCAACGCCCGCATCGATTGGAAAGAGACGCCGGAGGCTCATGTGTTCAACGTGGATGTTCCCGGATtgaagaaagaggaagttaagGTGGAGGTCGAAGATGGTGGAATTCTGCAAATCAGTGGAGAGAGAAGCAAGGAGCAGGAGGAGAAGAATGATAAGTGGCACCGCGTGGAGAGGAGCAGCGGGAAGTTCCTCCGCCGCTTCAGGCTGCCGGAGAATGCGAAGCTGGAGCAGGTGAAGGCGGCGATGGAGAATGGGGTGCTGACAGTGACGGTGCCTAAAGAGGAAGTGAAGAAGCCAGAAGTCAAGGCCATTGATATCTCTGGTTAA